The Cyclopterus lumpus isolate fCycLum1 chromosome 18, fCycLum1.pri, whole genome shotgun sequence nucleotide sequence CTCGGCCTCTGTCAAAATAAAGCACAAACACTATTTTTCAGTTAGTTGTTAATTAATAATAGTGCAGATAGTCCATCCACTTATGTTGCCTAATTAGACCTCTTCTCTCTCAGAACTGTGTGGGCGTGAACTGACTGGGCTTAATCTCCCTCACTCTCAGTGTTATTAGTTAATTAAATTGTATGAAAACACATACTTTACCAGCATAGCTCCACCCAATTTTCTGACTAAAGCTTTACTAAAGTAGTTAATATCACCTATGTGGGTGTGCAGGGCTCTTAAGATTAACGAATACACACTATCATCATTTTTTCCAAGAAATTACAGATGCTCAAAAGAATTGTGTCTTTTCCCAAGATGACGGTCTGATGGTAGAGCATACTCTTCCAGGTTGCTCAGACATTTCAGAGAAGAGTATAACCTCCGCGGTTTTAATGGTAGCTCCTGCCCTGAACCTTAAGCAATACATAGACAATTGTTTCTGATTCGTTACCGCCACGGATGTTCTCTAGACACTGATTTGCACATTGGTTAAGTCTTTAAGATACTAAGATATTTCCTAGCTCTCAAGTTTCAACAGTACCTCCCGATTTACTAAATCAATTGattgaaaaaagaagaataaataacCTCGGAAGAACTTTAAGCACAAATGTACGGATGGATTCACGTACACTAGGTTTATAACACTGAAGTAAAATGACAATCAAGACCAAACTTCTGTCAAACCAACACTGGCTCTGCTCTGGCAGTTTAAAACAAGAAGGTCGTTTATTGGCACTCGCGACACCAAACAAACGATAGGTGTCACCATGAAGACGCTGCCACGGTTTCCTCGTTACTCACTCTCATGCATGTGTCCCCAGCCGCTAATAGTACAGCAGTAGTCATCGGGGAACGTCATGCTTTGGTCTGGGAGACAGATGGGTCTGATGAACGGGGTTCTCCTCGCACACCGCCCGTCCTGCTTGGCCAGTTTGATCAGGACTGCCCGacagaaacacaacgttatGAAACGACGAAGGCCAATGAAGAGGTCCAAAAGAGTCGTTAACATGATGACACAAGTGGTAGACTTGAAGACTCCGTTGGCCAATGAAAACAccacaccagtgtgtgtgtgtgtgtgtgtgtgtgtgtgtttgggggagCACAGGGACACAGCTGCTGAGTGACGCACAGCTGTGCACGCAGACCTTTagtgagtttgtgttttttctgaatGGGGGACAGGAGGTCTTTGTTTATGTGAGTCACTAGTGTGAGTGTCCACTTAATGCTTACCaatgtcatgtagtgttggaTTAAACACTGAGAACTGCTTTGGAAAGATGTACTTCTCCACTCCAAACGTCCTGGTGTTGGGACCGGTGACGTTGAAATTCTGCTGGCCGAGCACCACTCGAAGCTGAGACCTCAGGGGGCTGAGGGCAGAAGACGCACTACTGTCAGCGACGTATGTGTGTACTGCTAACACtcgtgtccgtctgtctgtccaacATCTTCGTCCAGAGCCAAGTCGCCGTGAACACTACCAGCTGAATTTCCTTAAACTTTGATCCCCAGAGTGTAAATCGCGGGAATGCGACCAACATTGATGGGCCATAAACTGTCAATGACTGCACAAGAAATATCGAAATCTAACGAGCAGATTTCTATTTAATGTATCTAGTGCATGGatgctccccagaggatgaaccctccCCATTTCAGACTGATTTAATGATCTCTTGGCTTTCCCTGAGGACAGATAATAACAAGACTCTAATAACAGCTAAATCTCCAGCATGTTGTTTATTATGCTCTGGGTGTCTGTACTGTGTCGTGCAAGGAACATTGTGGACTTTCATTAGTTCAATCAAATCACTATCAGCTGATACTAAATCAGTTTAGCAGTGCCTTGCAGATATTATGTTCTGTATCTTTTTCTAAAaccctgaaaaaaacaacaacttttgaACTACTTTGCACTTTTAATCACTTGAGTTATGTCACGATTTAGCTTAAGATCTTTGAACTTGAGCAATGACAACAGATGCCTGTTAGCTGACATCACATGGGGAAATGTATGCACTTGCATGTAAACAGCATCTGTGCATGAGACGTTTTTAGGTTTTCCTCGAACTGGTTGTCTAAATATAGGGCGTTCGTGAAGCTGTCAACGTGAGCTGTGACCTCTTGTTTAGCTGCAAAGGTCAGAAAACCGCTAAAATAATGCTCCTCTCTGATCTATgaatgttttgttgtgtgtttcttgcaTTGCTGACTCAAACTGAGCACTTTCAGTCTTTTATATAACAAAGTGTTGTGTTGGTCCCAaaagtttcagttttttttctccatcattgCCTTTTgccacacatacaaatataagcTGATGTGCATCCATGACATACTTGCGGAAGAAGCAATGAGCTGCAGAGACAATCCAGCAGGAGGAGACCATGGTGCCGGCGCAGAAGTCTGACTGTCCGATGTAGATGGCTGCCATCCAGGGGTGAGTACCTGGCAGGGCTGAGTTTCCGCCCATAATCCGCCCCCTGGCTATCGATAACCTCTTCTTGTGCTTTTTGCCACACACGTTCTTTATGCTGGGCACGGAGGGCTTGGGTTTTTTAATGCCGGGCAGGACATTAAACGGCATAATCCTTCGAGAAGAAGCTGcatggagaaaacaaaaattaaaGTGCGGGATTAATTCAGACTTAGTGGCATAATTGTGACTACAAGCTCCAATTTGTGAACGGGAACTAAAACTACGACAGACCGGTCTAACGGCTGGAATATTTTTGCGACCGCGATCATTCCTTATAATGATAAGTTCATTATGTTCAAATAAGGGTCCATAATGAAAACATCGACATAAATATGCCATCCTTGGTGAGATACATAAggggactttttttcttttcttgctttgaatgaataatgtgtttatgtaactctgtaaatgctgttcattctgtacacatgacacctattgcatctgtccatccggggagagggatcctcctctgttgctctcctgaaggtttcttccccttttttccctgtgaaaggttatttttggggagtttgtcctgatccgatgtgaggtcaaaggtcagggatgtcgtatgtgtacagattgtacagccctctgagggaaatttgtaatttgtgatattgggctatacaaaataaactgaattcaattcaattgaatggAAAGAACAGAGTTACAGCAATCAATTTTTTTAACGATGGAAGCAAATGATGAAAGCAAAATCAATCTGGCCAAGCTAACAGATGCTTTACCAATATGGAAGAGCATTAATGTATATCAATACACCCGTTCAGTGCCCGtttactcacacacaggcatcaCACAGGAGGGGACGTCGCAGTACTCCCAGGAGATGACACCGTCATTTAGTGTGTAGCACCACGGCATCTTGTCCTTATCTGGGtttctacacacacagaaacacagcgaCAGAGTGTGTGTAGGCGTGGCTCTATTGTGTTACACCGTAGCGAGATGGCTTACAAGGGCTCCATCACTTTTGAATGTGGAGGCTGAAAATGATTCAGTTTTCAGTTTTAATAACCAGGAATCAAGTCTCCCTGAGCTGCAATATGAAACTTTCCCGGCAATAAAACTTTGTGTTTGTGCCTAAATCCCAATGTTTGCTTGGAATGGGCTTTCCTTTGATGTTTGGGGCCTTTTGGGGCGCATGCCATTTGCTGTGGGCATGCCATTATGGCTGCTGCGTAGTCATGGCAACAACGACTGAGGAAAGCTTTAAGAAATGGAAGAGGAGCGAATGTGGAGTAGCttagtttttatttcacaaaggCTGGATTCACCGTGTGCTTCTTTAATGCTTCTGGTGGTTTTATGGTTGCCTCTGAGTAGACTTCTTCTAAGGGCTCGTCAACATGAGCGACAAGTGTTGCCACGTGAACCTCGCAGATAAGGGCTAGGACTGGCAGGCAGCTTTGCTAGCTCAGGATGAAAAGTTGGatattgcagctttaaagaaATCTGGCCTTTCAGATAAGCCCGTTCCTACTGTAGCAACCACAGAGTCCACAAGAAGATCTACTCAAACTAGAAGTGGCCATCGTCTGTCACGCTGCTCGCTACCAGAATTAGCGGGAGGTCTCGACACACACCTGCAGTAGGCATGTTCCCCGAGGCCCCTGAGGGGCGGGGCCACCACCGTGCCCACATGGAGCTCGTCATACAGCAGGTCTGAGTTCCACGCCATGCACCTGGCGCCGGACACCGTGATGCCCACCAGCCCTCTGTAATCTGTGCCCCTACTGTTATAGCACTCCGTCTCcggctctgcacacacacagacacacacacacacacaggcggaaAATCAGACAAAACACAATTGTCTCAACACAGGTATTTTAACAATGTGAATGTCCATCAGACAATTTCCAGACGTGTGATGACAGATATCTTGCTTTCACACTAAAATCAGTCCCTGTCAGTCTGCTTTGACAACAGGTGCCTGCACAGGTCTTCTCCTGGCATCGTTAATCAAACCTTTCTTCCCGCACGTGCATGAACACGCATGCATGACAAACGCACAGGAGGGCACACGTAACGAAGAACACTCCGGCCCTGCTTTTACTCACCGAAGCTACAGTACGGACCGCTGTAGCCACGTCTGCAGTTACACACTTCTTTGCCGGTGGCTGTGATCAGTCGACACGTTCCGTCATTCTGACAAAGGTTCGAACGGCACACTGGACACAGACGGGGAAGCCAGGTCACATCTTAATgccatacatactgtacatttccACAATAAGCCATTTAAAGCATTTCAAGctcaaataaaagcagaaacaaaTGTTAATTTGGCTTTGTAACTGCTGGCTAACAATCATATATAATATGTCACTGTTGTTCAAGTTATATATCTTCAGCTACGTCTGCATTGGGATCATTTAAAGAGTTCAAACACAAGTGTTTTAGGAGTTGAATGTGTTCCCTTGAGAATAAATTAGTGCAAATAGGCCAGAAGATCAAATTGATCTTGAGAAAAGTAAAATTGTAAGGCCAAGTCAACGGGCATTTTGCTGCGTTTAGCTTCAAGGACAGATTTATTTTCCCCAGTAAGTTACGCTCCAGGTTTCGGCTCAGCGAGGATGAAACTACCTCGCTGCCTTTCTCTTTCATGTTAAATGCCCAtgaacatccccccccccccccacgttgATATGAAAGCACCTCACGGGCCCATGGGGTGTGTCCTAAAACACCATTCCTGAGTCACAGTGAGTCATATAATCTGTCTTTTCTTCCATTGCTATGTTAGTCGTGTAACTATGGAGCTGTGATCAAAGGGAAAAAAGCATGTCTCTGGGTGGGGAGGAGATCTGACACTTGTGTATCGTGTGTCTTGATGAAGTATGAAAAAAACCTTCAGACGTCTTTCCTTAGAGAGCGCTTATCTGCGTCGATGGTCCGCATTTTACATGATGTCAAGCATTAGAAAATGCACGCTGACTTTCTGCATATTCTTAGAAACCACATGCAGAGTATAAAGAGTTCACTTAACCGACAGTCAGCTCAACAAAAGCAGACCGCAGAGCGAAAGGCGGGACACAGATGAAGCAGAACAACAGCTGAAAGCACATCTTACGTGTGTAGCGAACTCTTTCACACTCGACCTCCCCGTCCACACATGTGCACTGTTCCACATTACGGAGGTGAATTCGTCCCCAAGACTCTCCGGTGTCATAATAGCGCAGGTGTACGGTTTCATAGCACTTCTCTGAAAAGCCGACACAACACATAAAAAGGCATTAGGTTGAAACGTGAGCGCAGACTGAAGAGCTCAATGGAGCGTGCGGTAGCGAGGGTTTGGTGGCCGAGCTGTGCCAGATTCTTTTCCGAGTGGACGCatgttaaaaatgttgtttttgcttttgtttgaatGGGAGCAATTTATATAACTTCCAATGTAGATAGAAACCTCTTTTGCAATCGATTCCAAACAGACTTCTCTGAACCGAACGAGGGAGTTGAGAAAAGGCAGAAGTGGAGCGTGAAATTCTATCTTGGAAAATCATGTTTTGGCAAAAATCATTTGAAATATTACCCATGTAACTTCATTATACTGCGAAGCGTGTCACatttaagactttttttaaataacatatacaggtttttttctttttctttttttgacacaACCTCACTCACGGTCGTCtgaattaaactaaactttCATCGTCACATTCACtcaatttgacctctgcattaaAGCCATCCTCAGAatttaaggagcagtgggcggCGCAGGGAGCAACTAGGGGTGTGCCACCTTTTATGTGGATGTCCAATCATTCTTGATGGTGAATGTAGTCAAATAAAGCAATAAACTCCTTAGTGCATGTTATATTGACAAAGAAAGCAGATTTCTCCTGCCTGGATATTCGGAGGCGGAGACTAGAAATCCAAGATGAAACCGTAGTTCTTCCATTACCTCCGTCACTGTCGCATCAAATGATGGCgctggatgcaggaagaacTACGAAGTCATCCTCACCACAATGTGTTGCTTCCGTCGACTATATTTACCAATCAATGCTGATTGGACATCCACGTAGAAATCTGGCTAATTTTCTCTTGATAATTATTGTAGGCTTTCAAGAGTTCAAGAATTAAAAATGAGTTTAACAGAGTGAAATCGTATCCCTGTTAGCATAAGTTTCCCATCAACATCTCGAGGCTGGTGAtaagagtttgtttgttttttccagcAGCTGCCAGGTGATTGGCAGCCAAATGTGCACCACGATATTAAATAATGATTGCAGAGAGAATCAGACAACACGAAAAAAACGAAAAACATGTCGACAAGATTGAATGGAGGACACGCATGACCAAACAGTGGTATTATACTTGTCgttcataaaataataacaataatcatccATTGTACCTACTCTGCTCACAGACTCTCCCGGTGAAGCTCTCGGGACAGGAGCACTCAAACCAGCTCCGTCGTGGGATGGTGCAGACGCCTCCGTTCTGACACGGGTTCACCTGACATGGATCGGTGACTCTGCGTGACGTGTGGACAACAACTGAAACACATCAACAAAGAAAACCGTTACGGGATGAAGAATACAGTAtcatgattgattgattgattgattgattaaatgCACTGTGTCTCGTGAACTAACCGCCTGGCTGAGTTTTCTCTGGTGCGCAGAAGCCCCACTGCCGGTCACGGTCAAAATTATTTGTGAGGGAGCACCTACAGCAGAGGagaaatatataatacagtCAGCAGCTCGTCACCTGGATTACCAATGGAAGAAACATTTGCAATTGTGTAAGAGTTGGCCAATATGTATTCATAATCATATCAACCGTGTCATTATGATCATGCTCGCACGCGGATATTAGCATTGAGCTCTATTACAGCCTCGCAGGGCTGTTAGCAGGCTGACGACCTTTTGTCATGTTTGAAGATTTTTGCAGCAAAAAATAGACGTCCCTATCtggttatttttttatacaattattaaataataaatatatgatgtgtttttattgtgacatAAAACTACTTGTGGATTGTATCCACCCCTAAATGACATATTTCAAACCTACAAGTACGAACAAGGTGCTCCAACAATCTCTCTGTGAAGGAAATGCTGCACTTTCTGAGGCCTTTTTTAttctgagaaaaaaagggaaaatctaTCTGAAACATAACCAATCAACCTTCACTAACTCTGTCAATCAACCACGACTTTATTCAAAGTAACTTCTGCATACTTCTGCACTGCTCGCTGCAGCTGCAGTACATAATGACAAACCTCTCTTGCCACCGAGCTCATGAGCACATCGCATAAACACGCAGAGTCATATTGCGTCAACTTCATGTGTAGGTGGACCGCTGTCACTGTTTAAGATGGATTTTCTACATTATAGCTTATGTCCACTTTAATATCTTCTGGTTATAATAACATCATTGTACGATATTCTAGTTGGGGGCACACATATTATTATAAAGCCCACCAACGATTCAGCGATGAGCAATTTATTGAAACAATTAAGCCCATTACCTCATTAAATATAACATTAGCATAAACCCATTTGACTACACAACCCAATTACACGCAGcatcaatgtgtctttgagcaaaTCGATGCCATTGCCGCAATGCAACATGGGAAATAGCggtgtttttgttcattttgagGTCATCCCAACTTGAGGACAAGTCATTCGTACAAACGCCCGTGACGTAACACCTGCGGTCGGTGTGCCACAGAGACGTAGACAAGGTGTGTAGCTTATGAGCGTGTTGTCTGAATGTAACCAAATATGATGACGCAGCACTTGTGTTGAGATTTGCCTGAGGTCAAGTGTGTGGTAACTTTGTGTGACTGCACGCACATTAGTGGTTGTTTGTGTAACCAAAACAGCGGAGCCGGATGGGCTTGGCGAATAACGGACTCACCATGGTTTTGAGGAGAGGATGGTGAGGCAGTGATGATGAATCCTTCCACCCTGACGAAATGGGAATTTACATTCTTTGTCCGATGTAGTAAAAACTggcagcagagaagaagaaacaacaacaaaaagaagcagCTTGTTATTGATTTCCAATGAACACAGATGTGCAAACAGCACACGTGTGAGGTGCCGTTTCCCCCTGCACCTCACACACAAAAGACTCCTTTGACTTTGTACAAAGCTCTGATCTGAGGACACTAAACCCACCAGCCTCTTGTTGAACAGCCACATCATGACACTCAGACAAGGTGTGGTGCCATGTGTGTCTCCACACACATTTATCATTTGTGCATACCAATAAACAAAGTACAATAACATCACCTAAAATCTAACAGAATATGAACAAAGCTAACACACATGGTGTGTTATTAGATAGATGTGTCGTTTAAGTGTACAGAGACAGACCTATGAAAgcactacccccccccccccccccccatccttttCTCCCCTAAATCAAACATATACCTGAGGTAAAACTTACCTTTCCGGCTCTCCCTGAACGGCTCTTTGGAGATGACTCTTTCATACGACGGGACCAATATGCGCTGGAATCAAGGGAAGATCAGTTAGTGCACGTGTTTTTGCTTTTAGCGCACGCAAAAATGGATttcacaagaagaagaagaagaagaagaagaagaagaagaagaagaagaagaagaagaagaagaagaagaagaagaagaagaagaagaagaagaagaagaagaagaagaagaagaagaagaagaagaagaagaagaagaagaagaagaagaagaagaagaagaagaagaagaagaagaagaagaagaagaagaagaagaagaagaattagaagaagaagaagaagaagaagaagaagaagaagaaaataaaaaagacgcGCAAGGGTTGCGCAGGATAGTTCAAACTTACCGCCCGTGTACTGAAAACACAAGGTAGAAAAAGTAGCATGAAGTATCCCATCATGGAGGTTCGCGTCCCGTTGGTCCCCGGTGTCCGGAGGAGCTGGTTTCCAGGTGTTGCCTGTCACGTTATAGCAGTGAGTTCCCGAGTCCTCAGCCTGCTTTTGGTCATAGAGAACGTGGGAAACCCTGCAAGTATTATCCTGTCCCTCACAACTTGGAGCCGGATTGAGTAAACCCGTTGCGTCATGAGGCTCGTCGACCTCTGAGGCATCCCGTATCCCGGCTGGTGTTCCCTCTGCACCTTCCCCGCTGACGCCCACGCTCGTTACGGTCGGGAGTCATCGAGAGAGGACCAAAAGGACCAGGTTCCCTCCTTCCTGCCGTCCGGGGGCCGTGTAACGTTCACGCGCTAATCCGGCGTCGTTCacgttactttttttttttttttgccacataaTATATCAACTTTTACATTGTTTCAAGCTGTAACTTctggctgctgttgttgttgtgtggtatctttaaaaaaaaaattgatacAGATGTTTGTATAAAACATAACACAGTAATTTACGGGTTTATAACATTTACACT carries:
- the LOC117747860 gene encoding hepatocyte growth factor activator: MMGYFMLLFLPCVFSTRARILVPSYERVISKEPFRESRKVFTTSDKECKFPFRQGGRIHHHCLTILSSKPWCSLTNNFDRDRQWGFCAPEKTQPGVVVHTSRRVTDPCQVNPCQNGGVCTIPRRSWFECSCPESFTGRVCEQKKCYETVHLRYYDTGESWGRIHLRNVEQCTCVDGEVECERVRYTLCRSNLCQNDGTCRLITATGKEVCNCRRGYSGPYCSFEPETECYNSRGTDYRGLVGITVSGARCMAWNSDLLYDELHVGTVVAPPLRGLGEHAYCRNPDKDKMPWCYTLNDGVISWEYCDVPSCVMPVSSSRRIMPFNVLPGIKKPKPSVPSIKNVCGKKHKKRLSIARGRIMGGNSALPGTHPWMAAIYIGQSDFCAGTMVSSCWIVSAAHCFFRNPLRSQLRVVLGQQNFNVTGPNTRTFGVEKYIFPKQFSVFNPTLHDIVLIKLAKQDGRCARRTPFIRPICLPDQSMTFPDDYCCTISGWGHMHEKAEGYSSLQEAGVRLIPHEACRKPDVYGNHVTADMICAGLNDCVDACQGDSGGPLACARDDVSFLYGIISWGEGCGRTKKPGVYTKVVNYIDWINSVIRRKPKAS